The following coding sequences lie in one Cannabis sativa cultivar Pink pepper isolate KNU-18-1 chromosome 5, ASM2916894v1, whole genome shotgun sequence genomic window:
- the LOC115717162 gene encoding uncharacterized protein LOC115717162 isoform X6, with product MRVAVVGGGISGLVSAYVLAENGAEVVVYEKEHYLGGHANTLTFDGFDLDLGFMVFNSVEHPNMMEFFEKLGIEMETSDMSFSVSLDEGEGYEWGTRNGLSSLFAQKKNLFNPYFYQMIREIVKFKNDANSYVDMLENNPDIDQNKSLGDFIKSHGYSDLFMKAFLIPMVCSIWSCHSEVIMSFSAFSTLSICRNHHLFQFYDHPRWYTVKGRYVNKLREELENRGCEIKICSEVQMISTIDKGCVVHNEDGSKEEYNGCILAVHAPNALRLLGDQATPVEHRVLGAFQYVYSDIYLHRDKALMPKNTTAWSALNFLGSRDNKVCLTYWLNVIQNLGETSLPFLVTLNPDQPPNHTLLKFSTCHSVPSAAASKASLEIDRIQGKRGIWFCGEYLGYGFHEDGLKAGMAAAHGLIGKSCDFLSNPNHMLPSLTERGARLFVIKFLKQFITTGCLIILEEGGTIFTFEGNTNKSSHKVSIKVHNPQFYWKIMTEADLGFADAYINGDFTFVDKDEGLLNLFLIFIANRESQYSASKLKKKGGWWAPYLYTATIASAKYFFQHVLRKNTLTQARTNISRHYDLSNELFALFLDETMTYSCAVFKSIDEDLKVAQLRKLSILIEKAKIEKNHEVLDIGCGWGSMAIEVVKRTGCKYTGITLSEKQLEVAQKKVRDVGLQDNINFLLCDYRQLPDDYKCDRIISCGMLEHVGHKFMEDFFECCESILAENGLLVLQFISMPDQRYDDHRRTSDFMREYIFPGGCLPSLTRVTSAMAASSRLCVEHIENIGIHYYQTLRTWRKNFLEKQSEILALGFDDKFIRMWEYYFDYAASAFKSRTFGDYQIVFSRPGNEATFSNPFIGFPSAYGNDFN from the exons ATGAGAGTTGCAGTTGTTGGTGGTGGTATTAGTGGGCTGGTTTCTGCCTACGTATTGGCAGAAAATGGGGCTGAAGTGGTTGTATATGAGAAAGAACACTACTTAGGAGGCCATGCCAACACTCTTACTTTTGATGGTTTTGATTTAGACCTTGGCTTCATGGTCTtcaattct GTAGAACATCCTAACATGATGGAGTTTTTTGAGAAGCTTGGAATTGAGATGGAGACATCAGATATGTCATTCTCAGTGAGCTTAGATGAAGGAGAAGGATATGAGTGGGGTACTCGAAATGGCCTCTCAAGTTTATTTGCTCAAAAGAAAAATCTCTTTAATCCTTACTTCTACCAAATGATTAGAGAAATTGTTAAGTTCAAGAATGATGCAAACAG CTATGTTGATATGCTTGAGAACAACCCGGACATAGACCAAAACAAATCGTTAGGCGACTTCATTAAGTCTCATGGTTACTCCGACTTGTTTATGAAAGCTTTTCTT ATTCCAATGGTTTGCTCAATATGGTCATGCCATTCAGAAGTTATTATGAGTTTCTCTGCTTTCTCTACCCTTTCGATTTGTCGCAATCACCATCTCTTTCAG TTTTATGATCATCCTCGATGGTATACTGTCAAAGGACGTTATGTAAATAAA TTAAGAGAAGAGCTAGAGAATAGAGGTTGTGAAATTAAAATCTGTTCCGAGGTACAAATGATTTCAACCATTGATAAGG GATGTGTAGTTCACAATGAAGATGGTTCTAAAGAAGAGTATAATGGGTGCATATTGGCTGTTCATGCTCCTAATGCTCTGAGATTACTTGGAGACCAAGCTACTCCTGTTGAGCACAGAGTACTTGGTGCTTTCCAATATGTTTATAGTGACATTTACCTTCATCGTGACAAAGCTTTAATGCCCAAAAACACAACTGCATGGAGTGCATTGAACTTCTTAGGGAGTAGAGACAATAAAGTATGTTTGACATACTGGCTCAATGTGATTCAG aatcTTGGTGAAACAAGTCTCCCTTTTCTTGTGACTCTCAACCCAGATCAACCACCAAACCATACATTGCTTAAGTTTTCAACTTGCCATTCAGTCCCATCTGCTGCTGCTTCAAAAGCTTCACTCGAGATTGATCGAATTCAAGGAAAAAGAGGAATTTGGTTTTGTGGAGAATACCTGG GTTATGGCTTCCATGAGGATGGATTAAAG GCAGGAATGGCTGCAGCACATGGTTTGATTGGAAAAAGTTGTGACTTTCTTAGTAATCCAAATCACATGCTACCTTCCCTGACGGAAAGAGGGGCACGcctttttgttattaaatttctTAAACAATTTATCACTACAGGATGTTTAAT TATATTGGAAGAAGGGGGTACAATTTTCACTTTTGAAGGAAACACAAATAAATCTTCACATAAAGTATCCATCAAAGTTCACAATCCACAGTTTTATTGGAAGATTATGACAGAGGCTGATTTAGGCTTTGCCGATGCTTACATCAATGGAGATTTTACTTTTGTTGATAAAGATGAAGGTTTACTAAATCTCTTTTTG ATCTTCATTGCCAATAGAGAATCACAATATTCAGCCTCCAAACTAAAGAAGAAAGG GGGATGGTGGGCTCCATATCTTTACACAGCTACTATAGCCTCAGCAAAATATTTCTTTCAACATGTTTTAAGGAAAAATACACTTACACAGGCTCGCACAAACATTTCTCGCCATTATGACCTG AGTAATGAACTTTTTGCTCTGTTTTTGGATGAGACAATGACATATTCATGTGCTGTATTTAAG tCAATAGATGAAGACTTGAAGGTTGCACAACTACGAAAACTTTCTATTCTAATTGAGAAA GCCAAAATTGAAAAGAATCATGAAGTTCTTGATATTGGGTGTGGTTGGGGAAGCATGGCTATTGAAGTTGTCAAAAGAACTGGATGTAAGTACACAGGCATTACTTTATCAGAGAAACAATTGGAAGTAGCACAAAAGAAAGTGAGAGATGTTGGCCTTCAG GATAACATCAACTTTCTTCTCTGTGACTATCGACAATTACCTGATGACTACAAATGTGACAGAATCATATCT TG TGGGATGTTGGAGCATGTTGGCCACAAATTTATGGAAGACTTTTTTGAATGTTGTGAGTCTATATTAGCAGAGAATGGCCTTCTTGTTCTACAG TTTATATCAATGCCGGATCAACGATACGATGATCATAGAAGAACCTCAGACTTTATGAGAGAGTACATTTTCCCTGGGGGATGTCTACCTTCATTAACTAGAGTAACATCTGCCATGGCTGCTTCTTCGAGACTCTG TGTGgagcacatagaaaatattggAATACACTACTACCAAACACTGAGGACATGGAGGAAAAATTTCCTGGAGAAGCAAAG TGAAATCTTGGCTCTTGGATTTGATGACAAGTTCATTAGAATGTGGGAGTACTATTTTGATTATGCTGCATCAGCTTTCAAGTCTCGAACTTTCGGCGATTACCAG ATTGTGTTTTCACGTCCGGGCAATGAGGCTACTTTTAGCAATCCATTTATTGGTTTTCCTTCTGCCTATGGaaatgattttaattaa
- the LOC115717162 gene encoding uncharacterized protein LOC115717162 isoform X3, translating to MRVAVVGGGISGLVSAYVLAENGAEVVVYEKEHYLGGHANTLTFDGFDLDLGFMVFNSVEHPNMMEFFEKLGIEMETSDMSFSVSLDEGEGYEWGTRNGLSSLFAQKKNLFNPYFYQMIREIVKFKNDANSYVDMLENNPDIDQNKSLGDFIKSHGYSDLFMKAFLIPMVCSIWSCHSEVIMSFSAFSTLSICRNHHLFQFYDHPRWYTVKGRYVNKLREELENRGCEIKICSEVQMISTIDKGCVVHNEDGSKEEYNGCILAVHAPNALRLLGDQATPVEHRVLGAFQYVYSDIYLHRDKALMPKNTTAWSALNFLGSRDNKVCLTYWLNVIQNLGETSLPFLVTLNPDQPPNHTLLKFSTCHSVPSAAASKASLEIDRIQGKRGIWFCGEYLGYGFHEDGLKAGMAAAHGLIGKSCDFLSNPNHMLPSLTERGARLFVIKFLKQFITTGCLIILEEGGTIFTFEGNTNKSSHKVSIKVHNPQFYWKIMTEADLGFADAYINGDFTFVDKDEGLLNLFLIFIANRESQYSASKLKKKGGWWAPYLYTATIASAKYFFQHVLRKNTLTQARTNISRHYDLSNELFALFLDETMTYSCAVFKSIDEDLKVAQLRKLSILIEKAKIEKNHEVLDIGCGWGSMAIEVVKRTGCKYTGITLSEKQLEVAQKKVRDVGLQFISMPDQRYDDHRRTSDFMREYIFPGGCLPSLTRVTSAMAASSRLCVEHIENIGIHYYQTLRTWRKNFLEKQSEILALGFDDKFIRMWEYYFDYAASAFKSRTFGDYQIVFSRPGNEATFSNPFIGFPSAYGNDFN from the exons ATGAGAGTTGCAGTTGTTGGTGGTGGTATTAGTGGGCTGGTTTCTGCCTACGTATTGGCAGAAAATGGGGCTGAAGTGGTTGTATATGAGAAAGAACACTACTTAGGAGGCCATGCCAACACTCTTACTTTTGATGGTTTTGATTTAGACCTTGGCTTCATGGTCTtcaattct GTAGAACATCCTAACATGATGGAGTTTTTTGAGAAGCTTGGAATTGAGATGGAGACATCAGATATGTCATTCTCAGTGAGCTTAGATGAAGGAGAAGGATATGAGTGGGGTACTCGAAATGGCCTCTCAAGTTTATTTGCTCAAAAGAAAAATCTCTTTAATCCTTACTTCTACCAAATGATTAGAGAAATTGTTAAGTTCAAGAATGATGCAAACAG CTATGTTGATATGCTTGAGAACAACCCGGACATAGACCAAAACAAATCGTTAGGCGACTTCATTAAGTCTCATGGTTACTCCGACTTGTTTATGAAAGCTTTTCTT ATTCCAATGGTTTGCTCAATATGGTCATGCCATTCAGAAGTTATTATGAGTTTCTCTGCTTTCTCTACCCTTTCGATTTGTCGCAATCACCATCTCTTTCAG TTTTATGATCATCCTCGATGGTATACTGTCAAAGGACGTTATGTAAATAAA TTAAGAGAAGAGCTAGAGAATAGAGGTTGTGAAATTAAAATCTGTTCCGAGGTACAAATGATTTCAACCATTGATAAGG GATGTGTAGTTCACAATGAAGATGGTTCTAAAGAAGAGTATAATGGGTGCATATTGGCTGTTCATGCTCCTAATGCTCTGAGATTACTTGGAGACCAAGCTACTCCTGTTGAGCACAGAGTACTTGGTGCTTTCCAATATGTTTATAGTGACATTTACCTTCATCGTGACAAAGCTTTAATGCCCAAAAACACAACTGCATGGAGTGCATTGAACTTCTTAGGGAGTAGAGACAATAAAGTATGTTTGACATACTGGCTCAATGTGATTCAG aatcTTGGTGAAACAAGTCTCCCTTTTCTTGTGACTCTCAACCCAGATCAACCACCAAACCATACATTGCTTAAGTTTTCAACTTGCCATTCAGTCCCATCTGCTGCTGCTTCAAAAGCTTCACTCGAGATTGATCGAATTCAAGGAAAAAGAGGAATTTGGTTTTGTGGAGAATACCTGG GTTATGGCTTCCATGAGGATGGATTAAAG GCAGGAATGGCTGCAGCACATGGTTTGATTGGAAAAAGTTGTGACTTTCTTAGTAATCCAAATCACATGCTACCTTCCCTGACGGAAAGAGGGGCACGcctttttgttattaaatttctTAAACAATTTATCACTACAGGATGTTTAAT TATATTGGAAGAAGGGGGTACAATTTTCACTTTTGAAGGAAACACAAATAAATCTTCACATAAAGTATCCATCAAAGTTCACAATCCACAGTTTTATTGGAAGATTATGACAGAGGCTGATTTAGGCTTTGCCGATGCTTACATCAATGGAGATTTTACTTTTGTTGATAAAGATGAAGGTTTACTAAATCTCTTTTTG ATCTTCATTGCCAATAGAGAATCACAATATTCAGCCTCCAAACTAAAGAAGAAAGG GGGATGGTGGGCTCCATATCTTTACACAGCTACTATAGCCTCAGCAAAATATTTCTTTCAACATGTTTTAAGGAAAAATACACTTACACAGGCTCGCACAAACATTTCTCGCCATTATGACCTG AGTAATGAACTTTTTGCTCTGTTTTTGGATGAGACAATGACATATTCATGTGCTGTATTTAAG tCAATAGATGAAGACTTGAAGGTTGCACAACTACGAAAACTTTCTATTCTAATTGAGAAA GCCAAAATTGAAAAGAATCATGAAGTTCTTGATATTGGGTGTGGTTGGGGAAGCATGGCTATTGAAGTTGTCAAAAGAACTGGATGTAAGTACACAGGCATTACTTTATCAGAGAAACAATTGGAAGTAGCACAAAAGAAAGTGAGAGATGTTGGCCTTCAG TTTATATCAATGCCGGATCAACGATACGATGATCATAGAAGAACCTCAGACTTTATGAGAGAGTACATTTTCCCTGGGGGATGTCTACCTTCATTAACTAGAGTAACATCTGCCATGGCTGCTTCTTCGAGACTCTG TGTGgagcacatagaaaatattggAATACACTACTACCAAACACTGAGGACATGGAGGAAAAATTTCCTGGAGAAGCAAAG TGAAATCTTGGCTCTTGGATTTGATGACAAGTTCATTAGAATGTGGGAGTACTATTTTGATTATGCTGCATCAGCTTTCAAGTCTCGAACTTTCGGCGATTACCAG ATTGTGTTTTCACGTCCGGGCAATGAGGCTACTTTTAGCAATCCATTTATTGGTTTTCCTTCTGCCTATGGaaatgattttaattaa
- the LOC115717162 gene encoding uncharacterized protein LOC115717162 isoform X5, producing the protein MRVAVVGGGISGLVSAYVLAENGAEVVVYEKEHYLGGHANTLTFDGFDLDLGFMVFNSVEHPNMMEFFEKLGIEMETSDMSFSVSLDEGEGYEWGTRNGLSSLFAQKKNLFNPYFYQMIREIVKFKNDANSYVDMLENNPDIDQNKSLGDFIKSHGYSDLFMKAFLIPMVCSIWSCHSEVIMSFSAFSTLSICRNHHLFQFYDHPRWYTVKGRYVNKLREELENRGCEIKICSEVQMISTIDKGCVVHNEDGSKEEYNGCILAVHAPNALRLLGDQATPVEHRVLGAFQYVYSDIYLHRDKALMPKNTTAWSALNFLGSRDNKVCLTYWLNVIQNLGETSLPFLVTLNPDQPPNHTLLKFSTCHSVPSAAASKASLEIDRIQGKRGIWFCGEYLGYGFHEDGLKAGMAAAHGLIGKSCDFLSNPNHMLPSLTERGARLFVIKFLKQFITTGCLIILEEGGTIFTFEGNTNKSSHKVSIKVHNPQFYWKIMTEADLGFADAYINGDFTFVDKDEGLLNLFLIFIANRESQYSASKLKKKGGWWAPYLYTATIASAKYFFQHVLRKNTLTQARTNISRHYDLSNELFALFLDETMTYSCAVFKSIDEDLKVAQLRKLSILIEKAKIEKNHEVLDIGCGWGSMAIEVVKRTGCKYTGITLSEKQLEVAQKKVRDVGLQRASFIPNLLFHSSLYLVGCWSMLATNLWKTFLNVVSLY; encoded by the exons ATGAGAGTTGCAGTTGTTGGTGGTGGTATTAGTGGGCTGGTTTCTGCCTACGTATTGGCAGAAAATGGGGCTGAAGTGGTTGTATATGAGAAAGAACACTACTTAGGAGGCCATGCCAACACTCTTACTTTTGATGGTTTTGATTTAGACCTTGGCTTCATGGTCTtcaattct GTAGAACATCCTAACATGATGGAGTTTTTTGAGAAGCTTGGAATTGAGATGGAGACATCAGATATGTCATTCTCAGTGAGCTTAGATGAAGGAGAAGGATATGAGTGGGGTACTCGAAATGGCCTCTCAAGTTTATTTGCTCAAAAGAAAAATCTCTTTAATCCTTACTTCTACCAAATGATTAGAGAAATTGTTAAGTTCAAGAATGATGCAAACAG CTATGTTGATATGCTTGAGAACAACCCGGACATAGACCAAAACAAATCGTTAGGCGACTTCATTAAGTCTCATGGTTACTCCGACTTGTTTATGAAAGCTTTTCTT ATTCCAATGGTTTGCTCAATATGGTCATGCCATTCAGAAGTTATTATGAGTTTCTCTGCTTTCTCTACCCTTTCGATTTGTCGCAATCACCATCTCTTTCAG TTTTATGATCATCCTCGATGGTATACTGTCAAAGGACGTTATGTAAATAAA TTAAGAGAAGAGCTAGAGAATAGAGGTTGTGAAATTAAAATCTGTTCCGAGGTACAAATGATTTCAACCATTGATAAGG GATGTGTAGTTCACAATGAAGATGGTTCTAAAGAAGAGTATAATGGGTGCATATTGGCTGTTCATGCTCCTAATGCTCTGAGATTACTTGGAGACCAAGCTACTCCTGTTGAGCACAGAGTACTTGGTGCTTTCCAATATGTTTATAGTGACATTTACCTTCATCGTGACAAAGCTTTAATGCCCAAAAACACAACTGCATGGAGTGCATTGAACTTCTTAGGGAGTAGAGACAATAAAGTATGTTTGACATACTGGCTCAATGTGATTCAG aatcTTGGTGAAACAAGTCTCCCTTTTCTTGTGACTCTCAACCCAGATCAACCACCAAACCATACATTGCTTAAGTTTTCAACTTGCCATTCAGTCCCATCTGCTGCTGCTTCAAAAGCTTCACTCGAGATTGATCGAATTCAAGGAAAAAGAGGAATTTGGTTTTGTGGAGAATACCTGG GTTATGGCTTCCATGAGGATGGATTAAAG GCAGGAATGGCTGCAGCACATGGTTTGATTGGAAAAAGTTGTGACTTTCTTAGTAATCCAAATCACATGCTACCTTCCCTGACGGAAAGAGGGGCACGcctttttgttattaaatttctTAAACAATTTATCACTACAGGATGTTTAAT TATATTGGAAGAAGGGGGTACAATTTTCACTTTTGAAGGAAACACAAATAAATCTTCACATAAAGTATCCATCAAAGTTCACAATCCACAGTTTTATTGGAAGATTATGACAGAGGCTGATTTAGGCTTTGCCGATGCTTACATCAATGGAGATTTTACTTTTGTTGATAAAGATGAAGGTTTACTAAATCTCTTTTTG ATCTTCATTGCCAATAGAGAATCACAATATTCAGCCTCCAAACTAAAGAAGAAAGG GGGATGGTGGGCTCCATATCTTTACACAGCTACTATAGCCTCAGCAAAATATTTCTTTCAACATGTTTTAAGGAAAAATACACTTACACAGGCTCGCACAAACATTTCTCGCCATTATGACCTG AGTAATGAACTTTTTGCTCTGTTTTTGGATGAGACAATGACATATTCATGTGCTGTATTTAAG tCAATAGATGAAGACTTGAAGGTTGCACAACTACGAAAACTTTCTATTCTAATTGAGAAA GCCAAAATTGAAAAGAATCATGAAGTTCTTGATATTGGGTGTGGTTGGGGAAGCATGGCTATTGAAGTTGTCAAAAGAACTGGATGTAAGTACACAGGCATTACTTTATCAGAGAAACAATTGGAAGTAGCACAAAAGAAAGTGAGAGATGTTGGCCTTCAG AGAGCTTCCTTCATTCCAAATCTCCTTTTCCATTCTTCACTATATCTTG TGGGATGTTGGAGCATGTTGGCCACAAATTTATGGAAGACTTTTTTGAATGTTGTGAGTCTATATTAG
- the LOC115717162 gene encoding retrovirus-related Pol polyprotein from transposon RE1 isoform X2, with product MDEVTGQPLVEGQLKDGLYTLYPSQDNPPYTKSSKVQSVNCVSATSQSRQPSLSQCFSTVRTNFCKWHQRLGHPSSKVVTQLIHVLPGCNTKMNKAEFCSSCAYGKSHVQPFKLAETKTTHPLHLIHSDLWGPSPILSKSGYRYYVTFLDDYTRYTWIFPLRTKDETLSVFQNFQKQVEKYFCQSIKLFQSDWGGEYRPFSKLLLSKGILHRKPCPHIHQQNGRIERKHRHIVESGLTLLAQAAMPLHFWWEAFLTATYLLNRMPTPVLKGKSPFQCLFNSTPDYTFLRVFGCACYPHLRPYNSQKLQFRSTKCLFIGYSPEHKGYCCLHPSGRTYITRNCLFDENEFPYSTLFPESTNSSTDGFEYNNGFTYTPFVYESIVNSRVNSEPTPAAAPSTQHPTPAVPLQTQQCHDNHASARPIPAAIMAHIPTVTTSDSSPTAAHSNESLPTVSTAVSNDSTQPTAMANVVPAAGVVSGAPTAATTAAVPSHYRPAAASIHGMQTRVKSGIIKPRVLAATKHPFVVNRGKSEPTSVAQALLDPKWNSAMNKEFRALVRNHTWDLVPPDSLYNVVGNKWVFKEKLNADGTVQRQKARLVAKGFHQTPGLDFSETYSPVIKPATVRIFIAVAVHFGWDIQQLDVDNAFLNGILKETVYMTQPEGFVDPQYPHYVCHLKKALYGLKQAPRAWFERLNTSLLQWGFTPSKADVSLFIYHKNSQLIFLLVYVDDILVTGSHLSLISKLVADLNHTFALKQLGSLHYFLGIEAYRDSTGIYLSQSKYVADLLNRLKLTGTKPCSTPAAPRQTLSRSEGEPMDDPSLYRSTIGALQYLTLTRPDIAYIVSKLSQFLHCPTTTHWQACKRVLKYLKGTATHGVSFKRGSSRTLALQGFSDADWASCPDDRRSTGAYCVYLGSSLVSWSSKKQTVVARSSTESEYRALAHVTAEIMWLKALIQEMHIPVHNTPIIWCDNLGAASLAANPVHHARTKHIEIDVHFVRDMVLQKLIDIRYVPTLEQIADVLTKGVSVARFLRFKDKLQVVDSPFRLRGNVEKPLETSSEGESCSRVS from the exons ATG GACGAAGTGACAGGTCAGCCTCTGGTGGAAGGACAGCTTAAGGATGGGCTCTACACTCTCTATCCCAGTCAAGATAACCCTCCCTATACTAAGTCATCTAAGGTTCAATCCGTCAACTGTGTTTCAGCTACTAGTCAAAGTCGTCAACCTAGTTTGTCTCAATGTTTTAGTACTGTTCGTACCAATTTCTGTAAGTGGCACCAGCGTTTGGGTCACCCTAGTAGTAAGGTTGTTACTCAGTTAATCCATGTACTCCCTGGTTGTAATACAAAAATGAATAAAGCTGAATTTTGTTCTTCTTGTGCCTATGGTAAAAGCCATGTTCAACCATTTAAACTTGCAGAGACTAAAACTACTCACCCTCTCCATCTTATTCACTCGGATCTATGGGGTCCTTCCCCTATTTTATCCAAGTCTGGCTATAGATATTATGTTACATTCCTTGATGACTATACCCGGTACACATGGATTTTTCCATTACGCACCAAAGATGAGACCCTATCTGtgtttcaaaattttcaaaaacaagtTGAAAAGTATTTTTGTCAGTCTATTAAGTTGTTTCAAAGTGATTGGGGTGGGGAGTATAGGCCGTTCTCTAAACTTCTCCTTTCTAAAGGAATCTTACACCGCAAACCATGTCCCCACATCCATCAACAAAATGGTAGAATTGAACGTAAACATCGCCATATTGTCGAAAGTGGTCTTACACTTCTCGCACAAGCCGCAATGCCACTTCATTTTTGGTGGGAGGCATTTCTCACAGCCACATACCTTCTAAATCGAATGCCAACACCTGTTTTGAAAGGTAAAAGTCCCTTTCAATGTTTGTTCAATTCTACTCCCGACTACACCTTCTTACGAGTTTTTGGTTGTGCGTGTTATCCTCACCTACGGCCATATAACTCACAAAAACTTCAATTTCGTTCCACGAAATGCTTGTTTATTGGGTATAGTCCTGAACATAAAGGCTATTGTTGCCTTCATCCATCTGGCCGAACTTACATCACACGTAATTGTCTCTTTGATGAGAATGAGTTTCCCTACTCAACACTCTTTCCTGAGTCAACCAACTCTAGTACAGACGGTTTCGAGTATAACAATGGTTTCACCTACACTCCTTTTGTATATGAGTCTATTGTCAACTCTAGAGTCAACTCTGAGCCCACTCCAGCAGCTGCTCCTTCCACACAACATCCTACTCCAGCAGTTCCCCTTCAGACACAGCAATGTCATGATAATCATGCTTCAGCAAGGCCTATACCAGCTGCTATAATGGCACATATACCGACTGTAACTACTTCAGATTCATCTCCAACAGCAGCTCATTCCAATGAGTCTCTTCCTACTGTTTCTACTGCTGTTTCGAATGACTCAACGCAGCCTACTGCTATGGCCAATGTTGTACCTGCTGCTGGTGTTGTTTCTGGTGCTCCTACAGCTGCAACAACAGCTGCTGTTCCCTCCCATTATCGGCCAGCAGCTGCTTCTATCCATGGTATGCAAACTCGTGTTAAATCTGGTATTATTAAGCCTCGTGTTCTTGCAGCCACAAAGCATCCATTTGTTGTTAACAGAGGCAAGTCTGAACCTACTAGTGTCGCTCAAGCGTTACTTGATCCGAAGTGGAACTCAGCTATGAATAAGGAGTTTCGGGCCTTAGTTCGTAATCATACTTGGGATTTGGTGCCTCCCGATTCTCTTTACAATGTTGTTGGAAACAAATGGGTGTTCAAAGAGAAACTCAATGCCGATGGGACTGTTCAAAGACAAAAAGCACGCTTAGTGGCCAAGGGATTTCATCAAACTCCGGGTCTTGATTTTTCTGAGACATATAGTCCCGTCATTAAACCAGCAACTGTGCGTATTTTCATCGCTGTAGCTGTCCATTTCGGCTGGGACATTCAACAACTTGATGTTGATAATGCCTTTCTCAATGGCATCTTAAAAGAGACGGTATATATGACACAACCTGAAGGTTTTGTTGACCCCCAATATCCTCATTATGTTTGCCACTTAAAGAAGGCTCTTTACGGTCTTAAACAGGCACCTCGGGCCTGGTTTGAAAGGCTCAACACCTCTCTTTTGCAGTGGGGATTTACACCTTCCAAAGCTGATGTTTCTTTGTTCATTTATCACAAGAACTCTCAGCTAATTTTTCTTCTTGTTTACGTGGACGATATCCTTGTAACTGGCTCACATCTGTCTCTGATTTCCAAGCTTGTGGCTGACTTGAATCATACGTTTGCTCTCAAACAACTTGGTTCACTTCATTATTTTTTGGGCATTGAGGCTTATAGAGATTCAACTGGCATCTATCTCTCTCAATCCAAGTATGTGGCTGATCTTCTCAACAGGCTTAAACTAACAGGAACCAAGCCTTGTTCGACACCTGCTGCACCTCGGCAAACCTTGTCTCGCAGTGAGGGGGAACCAATGGATGATCCTAGTTTGTATCGCAGTACAATCGGTGCTCTTCAATACTTAACTCTCACTAGACCCGATATTGCTTATATTGTGTCTAAGCTTAGCCAGTTTCTTCATTGTCCCACTACAACACACTGGCAAGCATGTAAGCGGGTTCTTAAATATCTAAAGGGTACTGCCACACATGGAGTTAGCTTCAAAAGAGGATCATCTCGAACGCTGGCACTGCAAGGTTTTTCCGATGCAGATTGGGCTAGTTGCCCAGATGACAGAAGGTCCACGGGTGCCTACTGTGTGTATCTTGGTTCAAGCTTGGTATCTTGGAGTTCTAAAAAACAAACGGTGGTAGCAAGGTCCAGCACCGAATCGGAATACAGGGCTCTTGCCCATGTCACAGCTGAGATAATGTGGCTCAAAGCTCTTATTCAAGAGATGCATATACCGGTTCACAACACACCAATTATCTGGTGTGACAACTTGGGTGCTGCATCTTTAGCTGCCAACCCAGTGCACCACGCACGAACTAAACACATTGAAATAGATGTGCATTTTGTTCGTGACATGGTTCTGCAGAAGCTCATAGACATTCGGTATGTTCCAACACTTGAGCAAATTGCTGATGTTCTGACCAAAGGTGTTTCAGTTGCTCGGTTTCTCAGGTTCAAAGACAAGCTTCAAGTTGTTGATTCCCCTTTTCGCTTGAGGGGGAATGTTGAGAAACCGTTAGAAACCAGCTCAGAAGGAGAGAGTTGCAGCAGAGTTAGTTAG